A stretch of Colletotrichum lupini chromosome 2, complete sequence DNA encodes these proteins:
- a CDS encoding C2H2 transcription factor, translating to MVPSGMFSFSSQTGPSDPLSGSWETTGEGAQNFQDFSDNGSAHPGDSEDYSFQVDGHITPRGQGQTTEDLQSKWTAPATVGSEPMRRGTSRSSAGSRKHRISKVTSPKARPTRMTAAASAQVSAQLSSMDITGNATVYGPQPSAQMMDVNPYFLDTDTSAVSSQWFNSMELGMMPDGLPSGELNMHVVPAQMQLDPDSSLGAHSPSASWNSFSPTESHLSSPAGSTEDSWLSAPLMSSPSHSEHVSPIIQSQSPSANGKFMSDELAGSVLTIVGDAALPPAFPSRRPTNEGDTARDHPLYKNATPQADGLFHCPWEGETSCNHKPEKLKCNYDKFVDSHLKPYRCKIDSCENARFSSTACLLRHEREAHAMHGHGDKPFLCSYEGCDRAMPGNGFPRQWNLKDHMRRVHNDNGVPGSPTSVSNGQQSSKGRKRKDAPKAATVGPAPPSRKVTAKAAVVEAAVKEEPSSKPLIEEWMAHRQALENIIRDLNQPEDMKNSQLIKDAHNLLSAMGKIGHNLTAQPMDAKVPFHGNYAHAG from the exons ATGGTGCCCTCAGGAATGTTTTCCTTTTCTTCTCAAACAGGACCATCGGACCCCTTGAGTGGTTCGTGGGAAACGACAGGAGAAGGTGCACAGAACTTTCAAGACTTCTCAGACAACGGATCTGCCCACCCGGGAGACTCCGAGGACTACTCATTCCAAGTTGATGGCCACATCACGCCCAGAGGACAGGGTCAAACTACCGAGGATTTGCAGAGCAAGTGGACTGCTCCCGCAACTGTTGGTAGCGAGCCCATGCGGAGAGGAACTTCGCGCAGCTCAGCCGGAAGCCGCAAGCACCGGATTTCCAAGGTCACATCTCCCAAGGCACGACCTACCAGAATGACTGCTGCTGCGTCAGCTCAAGTATCTGCTCAGCTGTCCTCCATGGACATCACAGGTAATGCCACGGTCTACGGACCTCAGCCCAGCGCCCAAATGATGGACGTGAACCCCTACTTCCTGGACACGGATACGAGCGCCGTCTCGTCCCAATGGTTTAACTCGATGGAGCTCGGCATGATGCCCGATGGCCTGCCCTCAGGCGAGCTGAACATGCACGTTGTGCCTGCTCAGATGCAGCTTGACCCGGACTCGAGCTTGGGTGCTCACTCTCCTTCTGCCTCCTGGAACTCCTTCAGCCCTACAGAGTCGCACCTGTCCTCGCCGGCTGGAAGCACTGAGGACTCGTGGCTGTCCGCCCCTCTCATGTCTTCGCCGTCACACTCGGAGCACGTCTCCCCCATTATTCAAAGCCAGTCTCCAAG CGCCAACGGGAAGTTCATGAGCGACGAGCTCGCTGGAAGCGTCCTTACCATCGTCGGCGATGCCGCACTGCCCCCTGCTTTCCCCAGCCGCCGGCCTACCAACGAGGGTGACACCGCCCGGGACCACCCTTTGTACAAGAACGCGACCCCGCAAGCCGATGGCTTGTTCCACTGCCCATGGGAAGGAGAAACCAGCTGCAACCACAAGCCCGAGAAGCTCAAGTGCAATTATGA CAAGTTTGTGGACTCCCACTTGAAGCCCTACCGCTGCAAGATTGACTCTTGCGAGAATGCCCGTTTCTCCTCCACTGCCTGCCTGCTCCGCCATGAGCGTGAGGCTCATGCCATGCACGGCCACGGCGACAAGCCCTTCCTGTGCTCCTATGAGGGATGCGACCGTGCCATGCCCGGCAATGGATTCCCGCGCCAGTGGAACCTGAAGGACCACATGCGCCGTGTTCACAATGACAACGGCGTTCCCGGATCCCCTACCAGCGTCAGCAACGGACAGCAGAGCTCCAAGGGCCGTAAGCGCAAGGATGCGCCCAAGGCCGCCACCGTCGGACCCGCACCACCCTCCCGCAAGGTCACCGCCAAGGCGGCCGTCGTGGAGGCTGCTGTCAAGGAGGAGCCTTCCTCCAAGCCCCTTATCGAGGAGTGGATGGCCCACCGCCAGGCTCTTGAGAACATCATTCGTGACCTCAACCAGCCCGAGGACATGAAGAACTCGCAGCTCATCAAGGATGCCCACAACCTCCTGTCCGCCATGGGCAAGATCGGACACAACCTTACCGCTCAACCCATGGACGCCAAGGTCCCCTTCCACGGAAACTACGCCCACGCCGGATGA